The Agrococcus sp. ProA11 genomic sequence CCGGCCCCCGACCGGCCGATCGCTTCGGCGAACGCGCGCGTGGTGTTGCGCAGCGTGCCGACGACGCGCGCCTCGAGCCACGCCCAGTCCTCGTCGGTCTGGCCGGGCAGCCCGCCACCACCGCGCCAGCCGCCGACCAGATGCACGAGTCCGTCGAGTTCACCCACCTGCTCCGCGAGCGCCTCGACGGCGTCGAGGTCGGCGAGGTCGCACGCGAAGTGCTCGCTCGCGTCGACGAGCCCCAACCTGTCGGCGTCAGAGCCGACGGCGATGACGTGATGGCCCGCCTCAAGCAGGGCGGATGCAGTGGCGTGGCCGAGCGCGCTCGTGGCGCCAGCGATGAGGATGCGCATGTCGCCCAGTCTGCCGCGTCAGTCCTGCTGCTTCGCACCCTTGCGTGCGTCCTGCACGAGCTGCCGCAGCTCGGGCTCGGCCGGTACCGCGCCGCCGGCGTCGAGCTGCTGCTGCACGGCTTCCACCGCATCGTCCTCGCTGCCGTCCAGCGGAATGGTGAGCCCGCGCTTGAGGAGCTCGCCGTAATCAGGGGTCCATTGGATGCTCATGCCAGCACTATCGCAGATGACCCTGGAGGCTGACAGGGCGATGCACGGCCTGCCTCGAGCGGCGCAGGCATCCTGCTGCGCGCGCTGGCATCCATGCACCGAACTCACAGGAGATGGTCGCGGCAATCTCATTGACGTACCCCAACAGGCCTCCGTAGCGTTCACGCCACACCACGGCCCGGGCCGTCCGGACCGCGTCACCGAGAAGCGGAGGATTGCGATGTACTTCCACAAGCAGGAACTGCAGCACACGGCAACGCCCGAGAAGCCGGATGCCGTCTACGCCCGCAAGCTGCAGGAGGTGCTGGGTGGCCAATACGGCGAGATCAGCGTTGCCATGCAGTATCAGTTCCAGGCCTGGAACATGCACATGCCGGGCAAGTACCGCGACCTCGTCTTCGGCATCGGGGCCGAGGAGATGGGGCACGTCGAGATGCTCGCCGTGATGATCGCGCAGCTGCTCGAGAAGGCTCCGCTCGGCATCACCGACGAGGCCGTGCAGGCCGACCCGACCGTCGCCGCGGTCGTCGGCGGCACCGACATCCAGCAGGGGATCGTCGCGGGCGCGGGCGCTCGCCCGGTCGACTCGATGGGCAACCCCTGGCAGGGCAGCTACATCACCGCGAGCGGCAACCTGCTCGCCGATTTCACGGCGAACGCCAATGCCGAGATGCAGGGCCGAACTCAGGTTGCGCGGCTGTACCACATGACGGACGACCACGGCGTGCGCGATCTCCTCAAGTTCTTGCTTGCGCGCGACACCATGCACCAGAACCAGTGGATCGCCGCCGCGGCCGAGTTGCGCGAGGAGGGCCACGAGGACCTGCCGGTGCCGAGCAACTTCCCGCAGCGCAAGGAGCACACCGCAGTGTCGTACGAGTACATCAACTTCAGCGACGGCGCGGCCGCCAGCGAGGGCAGCTGGGCGAGCGGCCCGACGCCCGACGGCCATGGCGAGTTCTCGTATCGCGCCGAGCCGGAGGCAGGCGTGCCGATGCCGCCGCCGACGACGCCGGATGCGCGCTGGTACGGCACGACGCCGAAGTCGAACACCGCCGAGAAGCTCGCTGGCGAGGTGCAGGACAAGCTGCACAAGGAGTGAGGCCCGGCGACCCGGGGGAGGCGCCCGGCGCAGTCGCCTCCCTCGGGCCGTCCTGCCGCGTCAGGCGGTGATGCCCTCGGTCGAGGCGATGACGTCGCGCATCTTCTTCTCGAACGCCTCGTAGAACATCGACAGCGGGAACTCGTCGTCCATGACCAGGTCGGTCAGCTGGCGGGGCGCGCCATCGAGCGGCAGCTCGCCCGCCTTCCACTTGGATGCCGGGTGCGGCTCCACGACCGACGAGACCAGCTCGTACGCGGCCAGCCAGTGCGCGACCTTCGGGCGGTCGATCGACCTCCAGTAGAGCTGCTCGATCGCCTCGCCGAGCTTGTTCACCACGTCCGGCACCTCGTCCCAGTCGAAGGCGAGCTGCGTGTCGGTCCAGTGCAGCACGCGGTGCTGGTGCAGCCACGCGAAGAGCAGCTGGCCGCCGAGGCCGTCGTAGTTGCGGGTGCGCGAGCCCGTGATCGCGAAGCGGAAGATGCGGTCGAAGATCACGGCGTACTGCACGCGCTTCGCGTGCTTCGCGAGCTCGCGGTCGGCATCCGTCGCCTGGTCGTCGGCGGCGATGCGGCGCTCGATCGCGACCGACTCGCGGAAGGCGGTGAGGTCGCAGCGCAGCTCCTCGAGCGAGTAAAGGAAGAACGGCATGCGCTGCTTGATCATGAACGGGTCGAACGGCAGGTCGCCGCGCATGTGGGTGCGGTCGTGGATGAGGTCCCACATGACGAAGGTCTCCTCCGTCAGCCGCTGGTCGTGCAGCAGCTCGGCCGCATCCGCCGGCAGCTGCAGCTTGGTGACATCGCACGCGGCATCGACCACGCGGCGGAAGCGGGCCGCCTCCCGATCCTGGAAGATCGCTCCCCAGGTGAACGAGGGGATCTCGCGCATCGCCACGGTCTCGGGGAAGAGCACGGCCGAGTTGGTGTCGTAGCCGGCCGTGAAGTCGATGAAGCGCAGCGGCACGAAGAGCTTGTTGGAGTAGTCGCCGGCCTCGAGATCGGCGATGAACTCGGGCCAGATGACCTCCACCAGCACGGCCTCAACGAGGCGCTTCGTGGAGCCGTTCTGCGTGTACATCGGGAAGACGACCAGGTGCGCCAGCCCGTCGACTCGGTGCTGCTGCGGCTGGAACTGCATGAGCGAGTCGAAGAAGTCGGGCTCGCCGAAGCCCTCGGCCTCCCAGCGCTCGAAGTCGTTCGCCGCCTGCGCGAGGTAGGCGGCATCGTGGGGGAACTCGGGGGCGATGTCGCGGATGCCCTGGGCGAGCTCGGCGACGTGCGTGCGGGCCGCGTCGTGGTCGGCCGGATCCTCGATGGCACCGTTCTTCGACTGCATCGGCTGCAGTGCGGTGGCGGCCGCCTTGATCTGGAGCCATGCGGCGTGCTGACGCAGGTCTGCGGCAGTGGTCTGGGTCATCGTCACGGGAGCCTCCTGGTGAGGTTCGAGGGCCAAGGAGATCGAGGCGAGGACGCTCGATCGGTGCGTGTTTCCAGCGTAAGGGGCGACTCACGCGCGTATCTTGCGCCCAGCCTCGCCTTTCCTGCCAGTTCTGAGCGTGGCGACGGACGTCGCCGTCGCCCGCAACGGAATTGCGCGAGCACGCCTTGCGCTCGCCGGGGCGCGCGCAAGCAGCGCGAGAGGATGCGGCGAGCAAAGCCGGGGTGGTGCCCGCGGCACGACAGGCATACGCTCAGCCATTGGAGCAATCGTGCAGGAGTCTGAACCCAGCCGGATGAATGCGGTGCTCGCCACCGCAGTGCCGGTCGCGGTCACCGTGGTGCTGCACGCCTCCATCAGCACGGCGCTGATCGCGGCGACGAAGCCCGACGTGCCGGATCTGGTTCCCTACTGGTTCCTGACGGTGCTCGGACCCTCCAGCGCCTGGGCGCTGCTCGTGCTCGCTCGCGCGATCGTGTGGCGGCAGGCCTCCGCGTTCTGGCTCGGAGCCTCGGCCGGCGTCATCGCCGTGCTCTCGTTCCTGTTCTCGTTCTTCCTCGTCGTCACACCCGCCTACCTGCGCGGCGTGCCTTCGGCGCTGCTCTACTCCTCCTGGTTGCTGCTCGCCTGCGCGATGGCGATGGCAATCCTGCTGATCGCGCTCGGACGGCAGGTGGATCGCCCCATCGACGCCGACGAGACGGCGTCGGAGCCGGCATCGACAGTCGGCGAGGAACCGCGGCGGTCCAGCCGGATCTGAGCTAGATCAGCGACTGCGCGACGAAGAAGCCGATCCAGCAGCCGGCGGCCGCAGCCAGCGGCCCCGCGATCGCCCAACGCTGCTTCGTGGCGGCGGCCGCGGCACCGATCGCATTGCCGACAATGGTGCTCGCGAGCAGCGTGATCCAGTACGTCAGCCGCGCCAGCCCGTCGTCCGAGCCCGCGGCCTCTGCCGCGCGCGCGAGACCCGCATCGCCGATGGGAGCCGCCAGCAGCACCAGCACCAGGTTGCCGAAGATGAGCACCCACGTGGCCAGCCGCCAGCGATCCGCGGCGGTCCACTCCCGCTGCGGCTCGAGCTCCTCCCACTCCTCGCCGGTCATGATGCCGCCATCAGAAGATCATCGGCCGGTCGTCGTCGAGCTCGGTCTCGAGGTCGAGATCGACGACCACGGGCACGTGGTCGCTCGGGGCGTCCCCGGTGCGCTCGTCGCGGTGGATGGATGCTCGCCCGACGAGGTCGGCGAACTCAGGGCTGCCCAGCACGAAGTCGATGCGCATGCCCTCGTTCTTGTTCCAGCGGCCCGCCTTGTAGTCCCAGTAGGTGTAGCCCGGGGCGCGGTCGCGCACGACATCGACGAGTCCGGCGTCGAGCAGCGACTGGAAGGCATCGCGCTCGGGCTGCGACACGTGCGTGCTGCCCTCGAAGACGTCGATGTCCCACACGTCGGTGTCGAGCGGCGCGATGTTGAAGTCGCCCATCAGCGCGAACGGTCGACCGCGCCAGCCGCCGGAGAGATCCGTGAGCGCACGCAGCCACTCGAGCTTGTAGTCGTAGTGCGCATGCGCGAGCTCGCGCCCGTTCGGCACGTAGAGGCTCCACATCCGCACGCCCTCGACGGTGGCGGCCATCGCGCGCGCCTCCACCACCGGGTCGCCGGCGTTGGCGTAGCCGGGCTGCCCGGTGAAGTCGCGCTCGACCTCCGTCATCGGCAGCCTGGATGCGATGGCGACGCCGTTCCACTGGTTCAGGCCGTGCGCCTGCACCTCATATCCCGCCGCCTCGAACGCGGCATAGGGGAACTGCTCGGTCTTGCACTTGATCTCCTGCATGGCGAGCACGTCGACGTCGCTGCGCTCGAGCCAGTCGACGATGCGAGCCGCTCGGGCGCGAACGGAGTTGACGTTCCAGGTGGCGATGCGCATGCATCGAGCCTACGGCTCCCGCCGCGGCCGCCCGGCCGGGTGGCCGCGGCGGGCGGCCGACTGGCCGCTTCGCAGCGTGCCAGCCACGGGGTCGATGAGCGGGGTGCAAGATAGGACGATGGGCATTGCGCGCGAACGCTACCTCCAGGCTCTCGACCTCTTCTCGGCCGAGGCTCGAACCGCCGCCGACCGGCTGGGCCTGCCGACGTCGTGCAGCGAATGGTCGATCGCCGACGTCATCCGGCACGTCACCGGCGTGCAGGCCGACCACGCCGGCGCCGCCCTGCTCGGGCGCGAGCGTGCGGCGCACGAGACGGTCACCGATCACCAGTCGGTGATGGCGGCATCCACCGATTGGGATTCGGTCGAGGCATGGGAGGAGCTCGCGGCACAGCTGCGCACCGCCGCGCACGACGCCGCGGAGGAGGCGTTCGACTCGCTGCCGCTCGCCACCCTCGACATGGCGCTGCATGCCTGGGACATCCGGTGGGGCGCCGTGCGGATCGGCCTGGCCGCCAACCTCGAGTTCCCGGTCGAGCTGCTCGCGTGGATGGAGCACTACCGGGAGCGCGCCGACGAGTCCGCGATTCGCCGCCCGGGCATCTTCGAACCCGCGATCGAGCCGCCTGCCGACGCGACCCCGTCCGAACGGTTCGCCGCCTGGACCGGACGGCAGCCGCGCGTCAGCTTCGTGCCGATGCGTGAGCACCCCGCCACGCCGTCGTCGGCGGCAGCGGCATCCGCGATGCCGACGGCGTCGGGCGCAGCCTGAGGCCGGCGGCTCCCGCCGGCACGCGTGCCGTCGCACGCAAAGTACCCTGGAGCCGTGACCGCGCGCGACCAGCTGATCCAGCTCATCCGTGATGAAGCCGTCTTCCACGGCGACTTCGTCCTCACCAGCGGCAAGCCGGCGACCTACTACGTCGATCTGCGGAAGCTCTCGCTCGACCACCGCGCCGCACCGCTGATCGGCGACGTGCTGCTCGACCTGATCGCCGACATCCCGGATGTCGCGGCGGTCGGCGGCCTCACGATGGGCGCGGACCCGCTCGCCACCGCCGTGCTGCACCGTGGCCTCGCGCGCGGCCTCGCGGTCGACGCATTCGTGGTGCGCAAGGAGCCCAAGGATCACGGCCGCGGCCGCCAGGTCGAGGGGCCAGAGCTCGCGGGCAAGCGGGTCGTCGTGCTGGAGGACACCTCCACCACCGGCGGCAGCCCGATCGCGGCGATCGAGGCGCTGCGCAAGGTCGGCGCCGAGGTGGTGGCAGTCGCCGTGATCGTCGATCGGGCAACCGGGGCGCAGGCGGCGATCGAAGCGGCGGGCGTCGAGTATCGCGCGGCGATCACGCTCGACGACCTCGGCCTCGCCCCCCAGTAGAGCGTCGTCGGTCGCGGAGCGGGCGGCGCAGGTGGCGCGGCAGCCCCGTCGGTCGAGGAGCGCGCGGCGCAGCCGCACGCGTCACGAGACCCCGCGGCGACTGCCACACTGATATCTGACAGGCGGCGGATGCAGGAGGTGCCATGGGCGGCGTGCTGATCGGTTTCGCCATCATCGGCTTCGTCATCCTGGTCGGCTGGCTGCTCGCCCGCCTCGGCATCGTGTCGCAGGAGGGCCGCCTGGTCCTCAACCGCACGTCGTTCTTCGCGGCCAGTCCGGCGCTGCTGTTCACCGTCCTGGCGCAGGCCGACGTCGGTCTGCTCTTCTCCGGCGTGCTGGCCGTCGCGCTCGTCTCGTTCGTCGCGGTCGCGCTGCTCTACGCCGTGGTGGCGCGCATCTGGCTCACGAAGGACCCGAGCCGGATCGCCCTCGCCGCGACCGCATCCGGCTACAGCAACGTCAACAACATCGGCCTGCCCGTGGCGATCTACGTCATCGGCGACGCGAGCTTCATCGGCCCCATGCTGCTGCTGCAGCTGCTGCTGCTCGCGCCCGTGCTGCTCGCCACCCTCGACATCCTCACCGCCGGCCGCGCATCCTTCGTCGGCATCGTCACTCAGCCGCTGCGCAACCCCATGCTCATCGGCGCCACGCTCGGAGCGGTGGTGGCGGCGCTCGACATCGAACTGCCCGCGCCCGTGCTCGCGCCGCTCGAGATCCTGGGCGGCGCCGCCGTGCCGCTCATGCTGCTGGCCTTCGGCATCTCGCTCGCCGGCGAGCGCCCGCTGCAGCCCGGTAGCGGCCGCCGCGAGGTCTGGCTGGCGGTGGCGCTCAAGAACGTCGTCATGCCCGTCGCGGCGCTGCTGCTGGCCAAGTTCGTCTTCGCGATGGATGCGCAGCTGGTCTACGCCTGCACCGTGATGGCGGCGCTCCCGAGCGCGCAGAACATGTATCAGTACGCGCTGCGCTACGACCGCGCGACCGTGATCACCCGCGACATCGTGCTGCTGACGACGCTGCTGTCGCTGCCGGTCATGCTCGTCATCGCCTGGGTGCTGCAGCCGGGGTAGCGGGGCCGCTTCCGTGCCGCGCACGGCGTACCGTGGAGGCATGCGCTGGACTCCGCGCCTCTTCCGGCGCCCGCCGCTCATCGTCAGCGGCGATCGCTTCACGGCCTGGCTCGGACTCCTGACCGGATGGGTTGCTGTGGGCTTCGGAGCCGTCGCCGCATCCCGTGCCGCCGGCCTGCTCATCTCGTTCGACGACGGCGCGTGCGGCGCGAACTCGGCGCGCATCTGCCAGGTGGCGGGCTGGGGCGGGCTCATGCTGGGCCTCGTCGCGCTCGTCGGCGGCACCGCGATGTGGATCCTGATGGCGCGAGGCTTCGGGCCTCCTGTCACCTGGTGGGTGCTGCCGATCGTGCTCGCCGCACTCGCCTTCGCTCCGTTCAACGCCGCGGACGGGGCGGCCATCGGGTTCGGCTGGCTGCTGCTGGCGCTGGTCGCGGGCGCGCTCGCGATCACGCTCGCGGTGCTCGCCGCCGGTCGCGGCACAGCGGCGCGGACCGGCTGGATCCGGCTCGACGGGCTCGATGCCCGCGAAGTCGCCCATCGGCCGATCGATCGGATCGTCATCCCGGGCGCAGCGGTCGCCGCCGCGATCGCTGGCGGCGCCTTCGGCGGTCACGTCGTCCGCCTGCTCGCCGAGGGCTGACCGGCGCGACCGCGCGCATCCGCCGCCTACACGTCGGTGTGCGGCTCGTCGAGCTCGGATTCGACCGGCTTCTCCTTCACCAACTGGTGCACGCCGTCGAGCATCTCGTCGGGCCGGAACGGATAGGTCTCCAGCACCGAGGGATCCGAGATGCCGGTCATGACCAGCACCGTGTGCAGGCCCGCCTCCATGCCGGCGATGATGTCGGTGTCCATGCGGTCGCCGATCATGCCGGTGTTCTCGCTGTGCGCACCGATCTTGTTCAGCGCAGACCGGAACATCATCGGGTTCGGCTTGCCGACGATGTAGGGCACGCGGCCGGTGGCCTTCGTGATGAGCGCGTTGATGGCACCGGTCGCCGGCAGGATCCCGTCGGTGCTGGGCCCGGTCGCATCGGGGTTGGTGGAGATGAAGCGGGCGCCGCCGGCGATGAGCCGAATCGCCTTCGTGATCGCCTCGAAGGAGTAGGAGCGCGTCTCGCCGATCACCACGAAATCCGGCTTGCTGTCGGTCATCGTGAAGCCGATCTCGTGCAGCGCGGTGATGATGCCCGCTTCGCCGATCACGTACGCGGAGCCGCCAGGCATCTGATCCTTGAGGAAGTCGGCGGTGGCGAGCGCACTCGTCCAGATGCGCTCCTCCGGCACGATGAGGCCGGATGCGCGCAGACGCGCGGCGAGATCCCGGGGCGTGTAGATCGAGTTGTTGGTGAGCACCAAGAATTCGGTGCCCTCGTCCTGCCACTGCTGCAGCAGCTCCTTCGCGCCCGGCAGCGGGTGCTCCTCGTGGACGAGCACGCCGTCCATGTCGGTGAGCCAGCTTTCGATGTCGGCGCGCGTTCGGGGAATGGTCATGGGGCCAGGGTACGCGGGGCATGTTTCAGGCGCGATACGGGCGACCATCGGCCGTCTTGAGCAAATCTCAAGCAAAATTGAGGAAACCTCTAGACGAACAATGTTTCGGGTCATTCAGTTTTGAATCACTTTCGAGTTCCTGAGCGCGCGCTGGGGGCTACAGCCCGCCATCCTGAGGTTCGCTCAATAGGTTCGGTGACGAAGCGACACGCCCCTCAGGGCACGCATCGTTCGCCCGCTCGGGCAGACGCAGTCGCTCGGCTCTCACTGCTCCAGGGATGGATCCTCCATGTTCACGCGCACATTCGCACGCCGACGCTCGCTGAGCGCGTCGATCGGTGCGCTCGTGCTGGCCGTGTCCATCGGGCTGCCGCTCACGCCCGTGGTCGATGCCGCAGCCGCAGCCGCCGCCGCGCCGGTCGGAGCCGCACACGTCGGCGGCGCATCGCAGACGGCAGCGCCCACGCCCGCCCCGACGCCGACACCCACGCCGACCGCGACACCGACGCCGACCGCGGCGCCCACGCCGATCGCGACGCCTGCGCCGACCGCGACGCCGACGAGTCCCACCCCCGCGCCGTCCCCGACGCCTGCGCCGGTGCCCACGCCCGCTCCGCCGGCTGCACCTACGCCGACCGCCACGCCCGCGCCGACCGCGACGGCTGCGCCTGCACCCACCGCGACGCCCACGCCCACGCCCACTGCGGCGACCCGCGACACCGCACCGACGGTCGGCACGATGGCCGTGAATGCCGCCGAGCCCCAGGTCGAGCCGCCATACCTGTTCTGGCGCGTCTCACCCGCACAATCGGGCGCCACGTTCGAGATCGAGCGGCGCACGGTCACGCGAAGCTGGTGGTTCGGCTACTACTGGGAGGCGTCGAGCTGGACCGGCACGACGACCATCACCGACTGCGTCGCCGTCGGGCAGTGCACGTCCACCGGTGACCTCGATCCCGACCCCGGCGAGTTCCAGATCACGCACGCGGGTCCGTCCCACCGCATCCCGCAGGACACCAGCAGCATCCGCTACGAGTACCAGGTGCGCCCCGCACAGGCGCCTGCGGGAACGTTCTGGGAGTCGACCGAGTGGCGACTCTCGGACCGGTCGAACCGCCCCAACGGCATCGGTGACGTCGGCGTGTTCTCGACCGGGGCCAACGCCGCCGCGGTCTGCACCGGTGGCACCTTCTACTCGCTCTCGACCAACGGTGTCGTCAATCAGGTCGGCGGCTCCAGCGCCGCAGTCACCCGGTTCGGGCAGTTCACGGGGATCGCCGACAGCAACGCCCAGATGAACGCGCTCGGCATCGCACTCGGCGGCACGGCGATCTACGCCGTGGAGCGACCGAGCGGCAGCGCCAGCTCCATCGCAGCAGTGCACCGATACACCGCGACCGCCGGCTGGCAGCGCATCCCCTACACCGGCACCGCCGTCAACACCGGCGCTGTCCTCGGCGCGGTGAACCTGGCCGACGGGCGCTACTACTTCGGCGGGTACACGACATCCGGCAGCTCGACGACGTTCCGCCTCTTCGCGTTCGATCCCGCGACCTCCTCGGTCACGTCGCGCGGCAGCTTCACGACGGCGATGAGCGGCACCAGCAACGGCGATATGGCCTTCGACCTGCAGGGCAACCTCTTCGTCGTGCAGAGCTTCGACAGCGGCACCTCGCGGATCTACACCGTGTCGGCAGCCGCGCTCGCCGCGGGCGGCACGATGCCCTTCACCGCCTCGCCGCAGTTCGCAGGCATGGCCCGCACGAACGGCATGGCGTTCGAAGGCGACGGGTCGATCTACCTCGGCAGCTCCGACACGGTGCGCATCTACGACCCGTCGACCAACTCGCTGCGCTCAGGATCGATCACCACCGCGCTGTCGGGCAGCGGTGACCTCGCGAGCTGCCTCGCGCCGGCGACGCTCACCGTCCGCAAGAACGTGGTCGGCCGCGTCGCGGCCAGCGACCAGTTCACGCTCTCGGCGCTGCGCGGCTCGCTCGCGCTCGGCAGCGTGACGACGAGCGGCACTGCCGACGGCATGCAGCCGACGCAGCTCGGGCCGCTCACAGCGCTCGCCGGCCAGACCTACACGATCCAGGAGACGATCTCCGCCAACGCGGGTAGCTACACCTCGAGCTACACGTGCGTCGACTCCACGGGCGCGACCATCGCATCCGGCTCCGCCCGATCGGGCTCCGTCACCATCCCGGATCGCAGCGGCGCGAGCGTCGTGTGCACATTCCGCAACGCACCGCTCGTCTCGAGCGTCGTGGTGCGCAAGGTGGTGCAGGGCACGGATGGCACGGGTGAGGATCCGGGGGTCGGCTGGAGCGTCACCGCAGATGCCCGAGCGACCAGCGGTTCGGTGACGTCGGTACCCGGCGCAGCGACGCAGACGACCGACGCCGCTGGCGAGGCGAGCTGGCTGCTGCGCTTCGGCAGCACGACCTCCGTGGCGAGCATCGCGGTCTCCGAGACCCAGCAGGCAGGCCACGCATTCGTCCAGGGGTCGTGCATCGTCACGACGATCGCCGGAGCGACCTCTGAGATCGCGCTCCCGAACGCGCAGGGCACGACGCTCACCGGCATCGCCCCCGGCTCGAGCGTGGACTGCACGATCGTGAACCGGGTGCTGCCGACCACCCTCACGCTGGCGAAGAGCGTTGCCTTCGGCAGCGCTGACCCGACGTCGTGGCGGCTGCTCGCGACCGGTCCGCAGGGCGCCCGCCCCGGGCCCGCGGGCGCATCGTTGACGACCGCGGAGATCACGCCGGGCGTCGCCTATCGTCTGACGGAGAGCGGCGGACCCGCAACCTACGTGCAGACGGGCAGCTGGGTGTGCACGGACGAGCTCGGCGCCACCGTCGCCGTCAGCTCGGCGGCCGACGTGACCGTGACCCGGACGGGCGCGCGGGTGACGTGCACCGTGACGAACCAGACCGCGATGCTCACGCTGCTCAAGGTGGTCGTGAACGACAACGGCGGCACCATCGAGGCCGACGGGTTCGATCTCACCGCGACCCCCTCGCCGTTCACCGGCCTGACCGCCACCACCGTCGAGGGTGCGAGCACCGTCCTGCGCGCCAACACGTTCGAGGTGCGTCCCGGTCACGCCTACGCGCTGAGCGAGGACATGGGCGACTACGCCTACCTCGGCCAGTCGATCCAGCGCTACACCGGGCCGTCGACCGCCTCGGCATCCGAGCTGGCAGCAGACGCCAACTGGCAGACGCTCACTGCGGCACAGGCGGCTGCGGTCACTGTGCCCGCGGGGCAGCGCGCCATCTACCGCTTCGTGAACGACGACGCACCCGCACTGTCCCTTCCGCTCACCGGCGGCATCGGCGCCGACACCTACCTCTTCGGTGGCGCCGGTCTCCTCCTGCTCGGGCTGCTCGTCGCCGCATTCCCCCTCCTCCGCACGAGGCTCGGCCCCAGCCGCACGCTTCCCTCCATGCACATCCCCAGACCCCAGAACACCAATCCCTCTGCATTCATCCAGAAAGGAAGTGCCGTCATGGCATCCACCAAGAAGAGCCTGACCGCTCGCATCGTCGCCGGCTTCGGCGCCGCCGCGATCGCGACGTTCGCCGTGCTCGGCGGAGCGCTCCCCGCGTCCGCAGCACCCGACAACATCAAGATTGACGAGCTCGGCTCGATCACCGTGCACAAGTTCGTCGAGCCCGCGGTCGCGACCGGTCTCGCGAACGACGGCAGTGTCGTCGACACCACGGGACTCACAGCGCTCGAGGGCGTCGAGTTCACGGTTGAGCGCGTGACCAACATCGACCTCTCCACGACCGCCGGCTGGATGGCAGCGGAGGCACTGACGCCCGCGACCACCACCGCCGCGAACCTCGCGCTCGTCGGCGCGGTTGAGACGAACGCAGCTGGCGTCGCCGAGTTCGAAGACCTGCCGATCGGCGTCTACCTCGTCACCGAGACCGCGACCGGCCCGAACCAGATCGCTGTCAAGGCGGCGCCGTTCCTCGTCAGCGTGCCGCTGCCGCTGAACAACACGTGGCTGTACGACGTCAACGTCTACCCGAAGAACTCGATCACCTCGATCGACAAGACCGTCGACGACAGCAGCGCCTACGGCTTGGGCGACGAGGTCTCCTGGACCATCACGGCCGATGTGCCGGAGGTGGCCACCGCCGCCGACCTTGCGTCGTTCGTCATCTCCGACTCGCTCGACGCACGCCTTGGCTACGTCAGCGCAACGGTCACCGGCACCGGGGTCACGCTCGTGCCCGCTGACTACACGCTGGTGCAGGACGGCCAGGACGTGACCGTCACGTTCACCCCGGCGGGTCTCGCGAAGCTCGCAGCCGCGAACGCAGCATCGATCACGGTCGAGATCGTCACCACGGTGGACGAGATCGTCACGGCCGTCGACGGCCTCGAGAGCGGCATCATCAA encodes the following:
- a CDS encoding SpaH/EbpB family LPXTG-anchored major pilin; the encoded protein is MAVNAAEPQVEPPYLFWRVSPAQSGATFEIERRTVTRSWWFGYYWEASSWTGTTTITDCVAVGQCTSTGDLDPDPGEFQITHAGPSHRIPQDTSSIRYEYQVRPAQAPAGTFWESTEWRLSDRSNRPNGIGDVGVFSTGANAAAVCTGGTFYSLSTNGVVNQVGGSSAAVTRFGQFTGIADSNAQMNALGIALGGTAIYAVERPSGSASSIAAVHRYTATAGWQRIPYTGTAVNTGAVLGAVNLADGRYYFGGYTTSGSSTTFRLFAFDPATSSVTSRGSFTTAMSGTSNGDMAFDLQGNLFVVQSFDSGTSRIYTVSAAALAAGGTMPFTASPQFAGMARTNGMAFEGDGSIYLGSSDTVRIYDPSTNSLRSGSITTALSGSGDLASCLAPATLTVRKNVVGRVAASDQFTLSALRGSLALGSVTTSGTADGMQPTQLGPLTALAGQTYTIQETISANAGSYTSSYTCVDSTGATIASGSARSGSVTIPDRSGASVVCTFRNAPLVSSVVVRKVVQGTDGTGEDPGVGWSVTADARATSGSVTSVPGAATQTTDAAGEASWLLRFGSTTSVASIAVSETQQAGHAFVQGSCIVTTIAGATSEIALPNAQGTTLTGIAPGSSVDCTIVNRVLPTTLTLAKSVAFGSADPTSWRLLATGPQGARPGPAGASLTTAEITPGVAYRLTESGGPATYVQTGSWVCTDELGATVAVSSAADVTVTRTGARVTCTVTNQTAMLTLLKVVVNDNGGTIEADGFDLTATPSPFTGLTATTVEGASTVLRANTFEVRPGHAYALSEDMGDYAYLGQSIQRYTGPSTASASELAADANWQTLTAAQAAAVTVPAGQRAIYRFVNDDAPALSLPLTGGIGADTYLFGGAGLLLLGLLVAAFPLLRTRLGPSRTLPSMHIPRPQNTNPSAFIQKGSAVMASTKKSLTARIVAGFGAAAIATFAVLGGALPASAAPDNIKIDELGSITVHKFVEPAVATGLANDGSVVDTTGLTALEGVEFTVERVTNIDLSTTAGWMAAEALTPATTTAANLALVGAVETNAAGVAEFEDLPIGVYLVTETATGPNQIAVKAAPFLVSVPLPLNNTWLYDVNVYPKNSITSIDKTVDDSSAYGLGDEVSWTITADVPEVATAADLASFVISDSLDARLGYVSATVTGTGVTLVPADYTLVQDGQDVTVTFTPAGLAKLAAANAASITVEIVTTVDEIVTAVDGLESGIINNTANLAVNGGSFDSSVVSTEWGTIAILKYEAREDSDDMTGVLQGAEFQVFASEAEALALTNPIEVDGEDTFTSGENGIAFVPGLRADVEYWIVEIKAPVGYEVSPTPIPAYTVTAGDVEATTVDVRVANSQVPAYALPVTGGSGQAAFMIGGAGLLLGALGFMLIRRRKAQADT